The proteins below are encoded in one region of Ostrinia nubilalis chromosome 3, ilOstNubi1.1, whole genome shotgun sequence:
- the LOC135087990 gene encoding DNA primase large subunit, which produces MDLNIRRKSTRAPVTGSLMETYPHDLQMYKVPPTENISLQEFETLALERLTLLRSLATATTLRGLRAYSDEWKEFVTTDLRNQGLKYYSRLFEVSKCGTTEADLQARRKDHIAHFILRLAYCRNEELRRWFVARELELFKMRFINMSGDAVESFFKLNSLCYNNISEEEKNEVITFLRESTSHPNVDNMKFYKVKFYEVLDLVKSRKVFLRGGYAYIPHKDFVSVLSAQFRTHLRQNLAVACHHLGEIEQDERLVSLLKGLHQSYTGNNFTDTKAVVPIESLDSLSLKSFPLCMRQLHDQLRLAHHLRHGGRLQYGLFLKGIGVTLEDSLRFWREEFTKMMDLDKFEKQYAYNVRYNYGKEGSKKNYSPFSCLRIINETVGPGDCHGCPYRHCDVSNLKNKLLGYGLDPQAVNDIVEVTKKGHYQVACSKYFDTVHSIDFGLGINHPNQYFEESQKLLKGEIKVEAKKENKPNIKKESIEDMEFDDVAEWN; this is translated from the exons atggATTTGAACATACGACGAAAATCTACGCGAGCTCCGGTTACAGGAAGTCTCATGGAAACCTATCCTCATGATCTTCAAATGTATAAAGTTCCGCCAActgaaaacatttctttacAAGAGTTTGAAACCTTAGCTTTGGAGAGGCTAACACTTCTTAGGAGTTTAGCTACAGCTACAACTTTGCGAGGACTACGAGCGTACTCTGATGAATGGAAGGAATTTGTGACAACTGATCTAAGAAATCAAGGTTTGAAATACTATTCAAGGCTTTTCGAAGTCTCTAAATGTGGTACAACAGAAGCCGACTTACAAGCTAGGAGAAAAGATCACATTGCTCACTTTATACTTAGATTAGCTTACTGCAGAAATGAAGAGCTACGACGTTGGTTTGTGGCAAGAGAACTAGAACTTTTCAAAATGAGGTTTATTAACATGAGTGGAGATGCTGTAGAatctttttttaaactaaacagTCTGTGCTATAACAATATATCTGAAGAAGAGAAAAATGAAGTTATTACCTTCCTCAGAGAATCAACTTCTCATCCTAATGTGGACAACatgaaattttataaagtaaaatTCTATGAAGTTCTAGATTTGGTCAAGTCCAGGAAAGTATTTCTGAGAGGTGGTTATGCTTATATTCCACATAAAGACTTTGTGTCTGTATTGTCTGCTCAGTTTCGTACACATTTGAGGCAAAACTTGGCTGTTGCTTGTCACCACCTTGGAGAGATTGAACAGGATGAGAGGCTTGTGAGTCTATTGAAGGGCCTGCACCAGTCATATACTGGTAACAACTTTACTGACACTAAAGCGGTTGTGCCTATTGAGAGTTTGGACTCCCTTTCACTCAAATCTTTCCCGTTGTGTATGAGACAGCTGCACGACCAATTAAGGTTAGCTCATCACTTGAGACATGGAGGCAGACTTCAGTATGGCCTGTTCTTGAAAGGTATTGGAGTGACTTTGGAAGATTCTCTCAGATTTTGGAGGGAGGAGTTTACCAAAATGATGGATTTGGATAAATTTGAGAAGCAATATGCTTACAATGTCAGATACAACTATGGAAAAGAGGGTAGTAAGAAGAATTATTCCCCATTCAGCTGTTTGAGAATAATAAATGAGACTGTTGGTCCTGGTGACTGCCATGGATGTCCTTATAGGCATTGTGATGTTAGCAATCTGAAGAATAAATTACTAGGATATGGGTTAGATCCTCAAG CTGTAAATGACATAGTGGAAGTGACCAAAAAGGGTCATTACCAGGTGGCTTGCAGCAAATACTTCGACACCGTACACTCCATTGACTTTGGCTTAGGCATAAATCATCCCAATCAATACTTTGAAGAAAGCCAGAAACTTCTCAAAGGTGAAATTAAAGTGGAAGCTAAGAAAGAAAATAAGCCCAACATCAAAAAAGAATCCATTGAAGATATGGAGTTTGATGATGTGGCAGAATGGAATTAG
- the LOC135087989 gene encoding Golgi apparatus protein 1, producing MLSNVYLEILWLFVTYTINNVISEEGLGNLVRNSDGKFNVDISGCTVLEKQCSHLIDDFALLSCALNATHSNKSQVAFICQHKIWTYQAELLDNNYLDFKLKQPCQDEMITSECLKPTEYGIDCILKKKPTIRSKICWRTINKVESLIFNDWQITGNFLRKCYDDIQSFSCGRIPPDPKSLSQTHTLKCLQNKEQDLKPECQAEMTALKEMKYSMLQLDKIIFAACNLDQKTVCPDELPGTWMMYKCLVDHKYDNAMTKRCRDQLFYDQRNMVMNYRMSKGLVKSCKEDIRKYHCRKGVVEDKDVRLAQILLCLENVSHNESAKLAPDCLIEMTDHRKMLMDDYRLSPELMQNCANDISMLCRGVELGGKTIHCLMDHARPRRRKDKRISMACQRSLEVLVQEADPGEDWRVDPILRKACKPVVDSACKEVDGGNGRVMSCLMEKLGTKVMLDECETALLQIQYFISRDFKLDPQLYKACKYDAVTKCKAKLQWADTTEHQSEKDPLILPCLYNYAYNSELKEELKPACEQQVRKVMRQRAVNVDLLPEIEDFCIDDLAKICFEGTGKGEEIRCLQSKIKELSPKCKEVVANFTEMQSGHIELNAVVNNNCRMQIQKLCYSELKSKKDDDDVMECLISHKNDPEIKANVKCRAAIEHEQLISLKNYRFTRKFKNACKSYVVRYCPKAQTKSQVVSCLSEIVRNDTITRRKHTILKDCRQQLRSQLFQQKENIELDPELLEACNKDLKEYCPNVPHGESAALECLQTAKGKLSDTCRRAIFVVRKQEFNDNAIDYHLITSCNDMIDLYCHNTETSKILDCLKAHKQKTDFDENCKIVIVNRMIEQNTDYRFNNNLQNACKDDVMKYCSDIIAHEPQDVELQGKVLYCLKEKFRDSKLTTPCENELANVLKEQALNYRLDPLLGKLCKAEIQTICAVPNDSITNSDGQVEECLKNALLNHKIVSAECAREVVQIIEETEVDIEADPLLERACAFDLLKYCKDLEHGAGRRLKCLKIILNDSTRKLEPDCQKELSSRLEMYRYVASANMVENFGDVFNELSSSPSKKYFLVVCISFVGLIFIFGLYCGRMTKRAMYVKRK from the exons ATGCTATCTAATGTTTATTTAGAAATCTTATGGCTATtcgtaacatatacaataaacaaTGTTATCAGTGAAGAAGGTTTGGGTAATCTGGTGAGGAATTCCGATGGTAAATTCAATGTAGATATTAGCGGATGCACTGTGCTAGAAAAGCAATGTTCGCACTTAATTGACGATTTTGCATTATTGTCATGCGCTTTAAATGCTACGCACAGCAACAAATCACAAGTTGCATTCATTTGTCAGCACAAAATATGGACTTATCAAGCAGAACTccttgacaataattacttgGATTTTAAGTTAAAACAACCATGCCAAGATGAAATGATAACATCAGAATGCCTGAAGCCAACGGAGTACGGTATCGACTGTATACTGAAGAAAAAACCAACTATACGAAGTAAAATTTGTTGGAGGACTATAAATAAAGTTGAATCTTTAATTTTCAATGACTGGCAAATCACGGGGAACTTTTTGAGGAAGTGTTATGATGATATTCAGTCTTTTTCCTGTGGTAGAATTCCACCAGATCCCAAAAGCCTGTCACAAACGCACACATTGAAATGTCTACAAAATAAAGAACAGGATTTAAAGCCGGAGTGCCAGGCTGAGATGACTGCTCTCAAAGAAATGAAGTATAGCATGTTGCAGCTAGATAAAATCATATTTGCAGCCTGTAATTTGGACCAAAAGACGGTATGTCCAGATGAATTGCCTGGGACTTGGATGATGTACAAATGTCTAGTAGATCATAAATATGACAATG CAATGACCAAAAGGTGTCGTGATCAACTATTTTATGACCAAAGAAATATGGTGATGAACTACAGAATGAGTAAAGGCTTGGTGAAATCATGTAAAGAAGACATACGAAAATACCACTGCCGGAAAGGTGTGGTGGAGGACAAAGATGTTAGACTTGCTCAAATTCTACTCTGCTTGGAAAATGTCTCTCATAATGAAAGTGCAAAGCTCGCCCCTGATTGCTTGATAGAAATGACTGACCACAGAAAGATGTTGATGGATGACTATAGGTTGTCACCAGAATTGATGCAAAACTGTGCCAATGACATCAGTATGCTGTGCAGGGGAGTTGAGTTAGGAGGCAAAACCATCCACTGCTTGATGGATCATGCTAGACCTAGACGAAGAAAAGATAAAAGAATCAGCATGGCATGCCAAAGATCTTTAGAAGTCTTGGTACAGGAAGCTGACCCCGGTGAAGATTGGAGAGTGGATCCTATTTTGAGGAAAGCTTGCAAGCCAGTGGTGGACTCAGCATGTAAAGAAGTTGATGGTGGAAATGGCAGAGTAATGTCTTGTCTCATGGAAAAACTTGGAACCAAGGTCATGTTGGATGAATGTGAAACGGCTTTGTTACAGATACAGTATTTTATTTCTAGAGATTTCAAGCTAGACCCCCAGCTGTACAAAGCCTGCAAATATGATGCTGTTACTAAATGCAAAGCTAAACTTCAATGGGCTGACACCACTGAACACCAATCTGAAAAGGATCCCCTCATATTGCCTTGCTTGTATAATTATGCTTACAATTCTGAGCTAAAAGAAGAACTTAAACCAGCATGTGAACAGCAGGTTCGAAAAGTTATGAGGCAAAGAGCAGTAAATGTAGATCTGCTGCCAGAAATTGAAGACTTTTGTATTGATGACTTGGCTAAGATCTGCTTTGAGGGTACCGGTAAAGGAGAAGAAATTAGATGTTTACAAAGCAAGATTAAGGAATTGTCACCAAAATGTAAAGAAGTGGTTGCAAACTTCACTGAGATGCAGAGTGGTCACATTGAACTGAATGCTGTAGTGAACAATAACTGCAGGATGCAAATCCAGAAACTGTGCTATTCAGAACTGAAAAGTAAAAAGGATGATGATGACGTCATGGAATGTTTGATTTCCCATAAAAATGATCCAGAAATTAAAGCTAATGTCAAATGTCGTGCTGCAATAGAACATGAGCAGCTGATCTCATTAAAAAACTATAGATTTACAAGGAAATTTAAGAATGCATGTAAATCTTATGTAGTCAGATATTGTCCGAAAGCACAAACCAAAAGCCAAGTGGTATCTTGTTTGAGTGAAATTGTTAGGAATGATACTATAACAAGGAGGAAACATACAATATTAAAGGACTGTAGACAGCAGTTAAGAAGTCAACTATTTCAGCAGAAGGAGAATATAGAATTGGATCCAGAGCTTCTGGAGGCTTGTAATAAGGATTTGAAAGAGTATTGCCCAAATGTGCCTCATGGGGAATCTGCTGCTTTAGAGTGCCTTCAAACAGCCAAGGGCAAGTTGAGTGACACCTGCAGGAGAGCCATATTTGTTGTCAGGAAGCAAGAGTTCAATGACAATGCCATTGATTATCACCTGATCACTAGTTGTAATGATATGATTGATTTATACTGCCATAATACTGAGACATCTAAAATTTTGGACTGCTTGAAG GCTCATAAACAGAAAACTGACTTTGATGAGAATTGCAAAATTGTTATAGTCAATAGAATGATTGAACAAAATACAGACTACAGGTTCAATAACAACTTGCAGAATGCTTGTAAAGATGACGTCATGAAATATTGTTCAGATATAATTG CACATGAACCTCAAGATGTGGAGCTCCAAGGAAAAGTATTATATTGCTTGAAGGAGAAATTCAGGGACTCAAAGCTGACAACACCGTGTGAGAATGAGCTGGCAAATGTACTGAAAGAACAAGCACTGAATTATCGTCTTGATCCTTTACTTGGGAAATTGTGTAAAGCAGAAATCCAGACAATATGTGCTGTGCCAAATGACTCTATTACCAATTCTGATGGCCAG GTTGAAGAATGTCTCAAAAATGCCCTTCTCAATCACAAAATTGTGTCGGCTGAATGTGCCCGTGAAGTGGTTCAGATAATAGAGGAAACGGAGGTGGATATTGAGGCAGACCCTTTGCTAGAGAGGGCGTGTGCATTTGATCTCTTAAAGTATTGCAAGGATCTCGAGCATGGAGCTGGGCGAC GTTTGAAATGTTTGAAAATCATTCTGAATGATAGTACTAGAAAGTTAGAACCAGATTGCCAGAAGGAGCTATCAAGCAGATTAGAAATGTATCGATATGTCGCATCT gCAAACATGGTAGAAAACTTTGGCGATGTATTCAACGAACTCTCATCATCTCCATCAAAGAAGTATTTCCTAGTTGTATGCATATCTTTTGTAggcttaatttttatatttggtTTATATTGTGGTCGCATGACCAAAAGAGCTATGTATGTTAAAAGAAAATAG